The following proteins are encoded in a genomic region of Clostridium kluyveri:
- a CDS encoding tubulin-like doman-containing protein: MNSRIREHLQDLEVSRGGGIISDKIRIETIPNPMLIIGLGGTGIDAMLRLKYQINKRFILEEDIISNTRKDKPKKVEFLGFETNQGEKNKRYPGNGGVGLDPQSELVMLSNAEIRSILKDRKILDDCIKEWLSPELSSESGTDGAGGVRQVGRLLLFTKINEIVDCIEKKIRLLQEDKEETLHVFILSGLSGGTGSGTFIDIAYIVRGIMNNIYGSKGDDKVNIMGYLFTPDVNLSRSADNQSAQSYIIKNGFAALKELDYLMGIGDRHERFTQKYRNRLTVDSPMPPFNLCHLISATNIDGRPMSNAYDYCMNVTAENIVNFMSSEVRESGGVFAIQDYISNLKQNTDNMAKPYMSNYKYVIIGASSAVLPLEEITTYLAYKLFEKMQYMFHNIPEENEVDKFIRRLKLDEDGVIERFEEHVQNRKPITGYKDREKYNYSNVIKKQSVNIDEEMKEYLRDCINEYNKVKTQYPGQIEKEARELMDGIFKDPKRGPFYASRILFSKGFCVIKTLEVEITSLKERLSNISREIKLKNELAEDRFIQAKKAILFTKEGRKNDFIEAKSEEYILKAEEERIVRMIEFYEKVIENLSQLNHKIYKVYTDILNELNKIFKEDGDILAKGEEIEGALGRTYSWTVVRVPDLTDYIERVVNKETADELVRKFSYRLLEESQKWLDEVHIDVVGSISNFVSEEYGNVITQSMEEFLGLQYGEDKSIISIIKDNIAPKLDKDAVPIFHINNMEAVNFPTWSMVSVPTNAKKILEGIKEYKRNSHRGDSINIKESTVTNRIFWLNTKNGVPLYSYAPIKHYEEIYEKTLFERDGIGRHLYQSENRNWIYLPSPIPEQSWGTTYVNERVKNYNDEVRELFKRGVELGCVIDTEKGSNERYKCIITEDFDIDEFMEQYSIDMQEDTPNIGEIKRAITDIEKLLKEGITPVENHDMQKYYIFESSDEERAQNNLIRTPELTRLLLQEVEKYEAIMAKKEELESTIEGLSKAQADMDNFLRALYTDTIVKKGVFYIYNGRDDSKVSIEPFINTLKEKEYHHEAVFKKYASLDERDKVIIDVTSDRRLENLSMEEDTKTLILNIDTLLETFKECIRELDIRKYQLVNGDELFAFYNEMLSRLQEVRKQLEQ; this comes from the coding sequence ATGAACAGTAGAATTAGAGAACATCTTCAAGATCTTGAAGTGAGCAGGGGTGGAGGAATTATAAGCGATAAGATACGTATAGAAACCATACCAAACCCTATGCTTATAATAGGACTTGGTGGGACCGGCATAGATGCAATGCTTAGACTGAAATATCAAATCAACAAGAGATTTATCCTGGAGGAGGATATTATTTCAAATACAAGAAAAGATAAGCCTAAAAAGGTAGAATTTTTAGGATTTGAAACCAACCAGGGAGAAAAGAATAAAAGATATCCTGGAAATGGAGGAGTAGGACTTGACCCTCAAAGTGAATTGGTCATGCTGTCAAATGCAGAGATAAGATCTATTTTAAAAGATCGTAAAATATTGGATGATTGTATAAAGGAGTGGCTGTCACCGGAGCTGTCTTCTGAAAGCGGTACCGATGGTGCTGGGGGAGTAAGACAGGTAGGGAGGCTTTTGCTGTTTACAAAAATCAATGAAATTGTTGACTGTATTGAAAAGAAGATAAGATTACTGCAGGAAGACAAAGAAGAAACTCTTCATGTATTTATACTTTCCGGGCTTTCAGGGGGAACGGGCAGTGGTACCTTTATAGATATAGCTTATATAGTAAGGGGAATAATGAATAATATATATGGTTCAAAAGGTGATGACAAGGTTAATATAATGGGGTATTTGTTTACACCGGATGTGAATTTGTCAAGGTCTGCAGATAATCAGTCAGCACAATCCTATATTATAAAAAATGGTTTTGCAGCACTTAAAGAATTGGATTATCTTATGGGTATAGGAGACAGACACGAGAGATTCACACAAAAATATAGAAACAGACTTACTGTGGATTCACCAATGCCCCCTTTTAATCTGTGTCACTTGATTTCTGCCACCAATATAGATGGAAGACCTATGAGTAATGCCTATGATTACTGCATGAATGTTACAGCGGAGAATATCGTTAACTTCATGTCCAGTGAAGTAAGGGAATCCGGTGGAGTATTTGCAATACAGGACTATATAAGTAATTTAAAACAAAATACTGATAATATGGCAAAACCCTATATGTCAAACTACAAGTATGTAATTATAGGAGCATCTTCTGCAGTACTGCCTCTTGAGGAAATAACTACATATCTTGCCTATAAACTTTTTGAGAAAATGCAGTATATGTTTCATAATATTCCAGAGGAAAATGAAGTGGATAAGTTTATAAGAAGGCTTAAACTGGATGAAGATGGGGTAATTGAAAGATTTGAAGAGCATGTTCAAAACAGAAAGCCAATAACAGGGTACAAAGATAGAGAAAAATACAACTACAGCAATGTAATAAAAAAGCAGTCAGTTAATATTGATGAGGAAATGAAAGAATATTTGAGAGACTGCATAAATGAATATAATAAGGTGAAAACTCAATATCCGGGTCAGATCGAAAAAGAAGCACGGGAATTGATGGATGGGATTTTTAAGGATCCAAAAAGAGGGCCTTTTTATGCCTCTAGAATTTTATTTTCAAAGGGCTTTTGTGTCATAAAGACATTGGAGGTGGAAATCACATCCCTTAAGGAAAGACTGTCTAATATATCCAGAGAAATAAAATTAAAGAATGAACTGGCCGAGGACAGATTCATACAGGCTAAGAAGGCAATTTTATTCACTAAAGAAGGTAGAAAAAATGATTTCATAGAAGCAAAAAGTGAGGAGTATATATTAAAAGCAGAAGAAGAAAGAATTGTAAGGATGATAGAGTTCTATGAAAAAGTAATTGAAAATTTAAGTCAACTAAACCATAAAATCTATAAGGTATATACAGACATATTAAATGAATTAAATAAAATATTCAAAGAAGATGGGGATATACTGGCAAAAGGTGAAGAAATAGAAGGAGCCCTTGGAAGAACTTATTCCTGGACGGTAGTTAGGGTACCGGATTTAACAGATTATATAGAGAGGGTCGTAAATAAGGAGACTGCAGATGAACTTGTGAGGAAATTTTCCTATAGACTTTTGGAGGAATCCCAAAAATGGCTGGATGAGGTTCATATAGATGTGGTGGGATCAATTTCAAATTTTGTATCTGAAGAATATGGAAATGTAATAACCCAGTCCATGGAAGAATTTTTAGGTCTTCAATATGGAGAAGATAAATCCATTATCAGCATAATAAAGGATAACATAGCACCAAAGCTTGACAAGGATGCAGTTCCTATTTTCCATATAAACAACATGGAGGCTGTGAATTTTCCTACATGGAGTATGGTTTCAGTACCTACAAATGCCAAAAAGATTCTTGAGGGAATTAAAGAGTATAAGAGAAATTCCCACAGGGGTGATTCCATTAATATTAAGGAAAGTACAGTGACTAATAGGATATTTTGGCTCAACACCAAAAATGGAGTACCTCTTTATTCCTATGCTCCTATAAAGCATTATGAAGAAATTTATGAAAAAACACTGTTTGAAAGGGATGGAATAGGAAGACACCTATATCAAAGTGAAAATAGAAACTGGATATATCTCCCTTCACCTATTCCAGAGCAGTCCTGGGGTACAACTTATGTAAATGAAAGGGTAAAGAACTATAATGATGAGGTAAGGGAACTTTTTAAAAGAGGAGTAGAACTTGGGTGTGTAATAGATACGGAAAAAGGAAGCAATGAAAGATATAAATGTATTATTACAGAGGATTTCGATATAGATGAATTTATGGAGCAGTACAGCATTGATATGCAGGAAGATACACCTAATATAGGGGAAATAAAAAGGGCTATAACAGATATTGAAAAACTTTTAAAAGAGGGAATTACCCCTGTGGAAAACCATGATATGCAAAAATATTATATATTTGAAAGCAGTGATGAGGAAAGGGCACAAAACAATCTTATAAGAACTCCTGAACTTACCAGACTTTTATTACAAGAAGTAGAAAAATATGAAGCAATTATGGCTAAAAAAGAAGAGCTTGAGAGTACTATAGAAGGCTTAAGTAAGGCTCAGGCAGACATGGACAATTTTTTAAGGGCATTGTATACAGATACCATAGTGAAAAAGGGAGTATTTTATATTTACAATGGTAGAGATGACAGTAAAGTAAGTATAGAACCTTTTATAAATACTTTAAAAGAAAAAGAATATCACCATGAAGCCGTATTTAAAAAATATGCTTCACTGGATGAAAGAGATAAGGTAATTATAGATGTAACCTCTGACAGAAGACTTGAAAATCTTTCAATGGAAGAGGATACAAAAACTCTTATTTTAAATATAGATACTCTACTTGAAACTTTTAAAGAATGTATTCGGGAATTGGATATAAGAAAGTATCAATTGGTAAATGGAGATGAACTTTTTGCTTTTTACAATGAAATGCTTTCAAGACTGCAGGAAGTAAGAAAACAATTGGAACAATAG
- a CDS encoding TRAFAC clade GTPase domain-containing protein — MGFMKIFSGNRKKQNKDYIKATYEKGPFMIKCPFCFKKFKTDQVVFRASHSEKGDPEYEKTVDEVLNEYNKKIGKGLLGEINPVVRAESLPESSKTRVDKVLIEIKDKYDISTNERLCPHCHNELPITSGRGPSKIISVVGASQAGKSVYMTTLLYVLERYTSERIDASMIAGSSTYNDDIRENQERIFEKNIMPDPTPKQHMEPLIENFKFKDDKIPPITLIFYDVPGEGMTDKGYIEKHGEHIKNSDGIIFLVDPLQMRALRKKINIANREFKGDFTEKYQESKDILVYLFENFISKQSRERTPIPTAVVITKSDMLKNLNDEEYISKNSNIFKNYNHRKFFNLNEFENIDGEVRKFLARVDSAFKGAMDTYFKTTGYFAVSSLGCNPHNLQIDSSTSINPVRVDEPFLWLLYCMNYLDGGRE; from the coding sequence ATGGGTTTTATGAAAATTTTTTCCGGGAACAGAAAAAAACAAAATAAGGATTATATAAAGGCAACTTATGAAAAGGGGCCTTTTATGATAAAATGTCCTTTTTGTTTTAAAAAATTCAAAACCGATCAGGTAGTTTTTAGGGCCTCTCATTCTGAAAAAGGGGACCCTGAATATGAAAAAACAGTAGATGAAGTGCTTAATGAATACAATAAAAAGATAGGAAAAGGGCTGCTTGGAGAAATAAACCCTGTAGTCAGGGCAGAAAGTCTTCCAGAGAGCAGTAAAACAAGGGTGGATAAAGTGCTTATAGAAATTAAGGATAAGTACGATATAAGTACTAATGAAAGGCTGTGTCCTCATTGTCATAATGAACTTCCCATAACCTCGGGAAGAGGACCTTCTAAAATTATTTCCGTTGTAGGGGCTTCTCAGGCAGGAAAGTCTGTGTATATGACCACTCTTTTATATGTTCTTGAAAGATATACTAGCGAGAGAATAGATGCTTCCATGATTGCAGGAAGTTCCACATATAACGATGATATAAGAGAAAACCAGGAAAGAATTTTTGAAAAGAATATAATGCCGGACCCTACCCCAAAACAGCATATGGAACCACTTATAGAAAATTTTAAATTTAAAGACGATAAAATACCACCAATTACCCTTATTTTTTATGACGTACCTGGAGAGGGTATGACGGACAAGGGGTATATAGAAAAACACGGAGAACATATAAAGAATTCCGATGGTATAATATTTCTTGTAGATCCCCTGCAGATGAGGGCTCTAAGAAAAAAGATAAATATTGCGAACAGGGAATTTAAGGGAGACTTTACAGAAAAATATCAAGAATCAAAAGATATACTTGTATATTTATTTGAAAATTTTATATCTAAGCAGTCAAGGGAGAGAACCCCTATACCTACGGCGGTAGTGATAACTAAAAGTGATATGCTGAAAAATTTAAATGATGAAGAATACATAAGTAAAAACAGTAATATATTTAAAAATTACAACCACAGAAAGTTTTTTAATTTAAATGAATTTGAAAATATTGACGGTGAAGTGAGAAAATTTTTAGCCAGGGTAGACAGTGCTTTCAAAGGAGCCATGGATACATATTTTAAAACTACAGGATATTTTGCAGTGTCATCTTTGGGGTGTAATCCTCATAACCTTCAAATAGACAGCAGCACAAGTATAAATCCTGTGAGAGTGGATGAACCTTTTTTGTGGCTGCTTTACTGCATGAATTATTTAGATGGGGGAAGGGAATAA
- a CDS encoding B12-binding domain-containing radical SAM protein, giving the protein MFFLCIYIIKHFDGIFYIYKYFFYFRTQVNTIENNEDIRKVKNISFIDKNGKKFTRTNDESSITILDTIAFAARDVAISAIKKNIPIEIGILAERGCPFSCSFCNGDRFFSNGKVGLIRRRSPLNVVNEMMSLTPLFKNKELILHFYDATFITRSADSRAWIDEFCSLLEERNLKIPFDAFIRSDSFDFDRDEELINRLVNNGLIGTYVGLEAGDDDTLQLYNKGIKSIPIHYR; this is encoded by the coding sequence TTGTTTTTTCTCTGTATTTATATAATAAAACATTTTGATGGGATTTTTTATATCTATAAATACTTTTTTTATTTTCGAACTCAGGTTAATACTATTGAAAATAATGAAGATATTAGAAAAGTAAAAAATATTTCTTTTATTGATAAGAATGGGAAAAAATTTACTAGGACAAATGATGAATCAAGCATAACAATTTTAGATACCATTGCCTTTGCAGCAAGAGATGTTGCAATTTCTGCTATCAAAAAAAATATTCCCATAGAAATTGGAATTCTAGCTGAAAGAGGGTGTCCTTTTTCTTGTTCTTTTTGTAATGGAGATAGATTTTTCTCAAATGGTAAAGTAGGATTAATAAGAAGAAGATCCCCCTTGAATGTTGTAAATGAAATGATGTCATTAACTCCTTTATTTAAAAATAAAGAATTAATACTACATTTTTATGATGCAACATTTATTACACGTTCTGCCGATAGTAGAGCATGGATAGATGAATTTTGTTCTTTACTTGAAGAACGTAATTTGAAAATTCCTTTCGATGCTTTCATAAGATCTGATAGTTTTGATTTTGATAGAGACGAAGAACTTATTAATCGTCTTGTAAATAACGGATTAATTGGCACGTATGTTGGATTAGAGGCTGGCGATGATGATACTTTACAACTTTACAATAAAGGCATTAAATCAATCCCTATACACTATAGATAA
- a CDS encoding transposase: MLKYFSKEEVEKIARKVGFAQREGKLAAWEFLYLCAFSQLDVSKDTLVTMSANTIDLIGITIYMTNISNDILITKQIHDIYSLRWQIELIFKIWKSIFHISSVKPVKIERFKCQLYGKLILLVLSSIVMFKMRSELLKKKKFETSEIKTAQIVHEYVQELYFNFMTPSSNFKVLTRIYNCICKNGRKSHRKDKKTFFDILGVSYNHREGRCETAA, translated from the coding sequence ATACTAAAATACTTTTCAAAAGAAGAAGTTGAAAAGATAGCAAGAAAGGTTGGATTTGCACAAAGAGAAGGTAAATTAGCAGCATGGGAATTCCTTTATTTATGTGCATTTTCACAATTGGATGTATCAAAAGATACACTTGTAACAATGAGTGCTAATACAATTGATTTGATAGGAATAACAATATACATGACCAATATATCAAATGATATATTGATTACAAAACAAATACATGATATTTATTCATTAAGATGGCAGATTGAACTAATATTCAAGATATGGAAGTCAATATTTCACATATCTAGTGTAAAACCAGTAAAAATTGAACGTTTCAAATGCCAATTATATGGTAAACTTATTTTACTAGTTTTAAGCTCCATAGTGATGTTTAAAATGAGATCTGAACTCTTAAAAAAGAAGAAGTTTGAAACAAGTGAAATTAAAACAGCACAAATAGTGCATGAATATGTTCAAGAGCTGTATTTCAACTTTATGACACCTTCAAGTAATTTCAAAGTTTTAACAAGAATATATAACTGTATATGTAAAAATGGGCGGAAATCGCACCGTAAGGACAAAAAGACCTTCTTTGACATTCTTGGAGTATCCTACAACCATCGAGAAGGAAGGTGTGAAACCGCCGCATAA
- a CDS encoding MBL fold metallo-hydrolase yields the protein MRIAEGIEMIEISCNIMGRMTNIYPILMWDDKDMVLVDTGFPGQLERFREAVKAAGLTFEKINKILLTHQDIDHVGSLASIVKELHGKVEVIAHEIEKPYITGEKMPIKLAQIEKNKKTSPDDRKSFYEILKNGFANSKTNVDNVVSDGDILPYCGGIKVIYTPGHTPGHIAFYHECSKTLITGDEMNIQDGHLMGPNQVHTYDMGEAVKSLQKFTQYDIENIVCYHSGLYNDNANKTIFKLIQNYSK from the coding sequence TTGAGAATAGCGGAAGGTATTGAAATGATTGAAATATCTTGCAATATTATGGGCAGAATGACCAACATTTATCCTATATTAATGTGGGATGATAAAGATATGGTGCTTGTAGATACAGGCTTTCCTGGCCAATTGGAAAGGTTTCGGGAAGCAGTAAAAGCTGCTGGGTTGACTTTTGAAAAAATCAACAAGATACTTTTAACCCATCAGGACATAGACCATGTAGGTTCTCTTGCAAGTATTGTAAAAGAGCTCCACGGAAAAGTTGAAGTAATTGCACATGAAATAGAAAAACCATATATAACAGGAGAGAAGATGCCAATAAAATTGGCACAGATTGAGAAAAATAAAAAAACTTCACCTGATGACAGGAAAAGTTTCTATGAAATACTGAAGAATGGCTTTGCTAACTCCAAGACTAATGTTGATAACGTCGTATCAGATGGTGATATACTTCCATATTGTGGAGGAATAAAAGTAATTTATACCCCAGGACATACTCCGGGCCATATTGCTTTTTATCATGAATGTAGTAAAACCCTTATAACTGGTGATGAGATGAATATTCAGGATGGGCATTTAATGGGTCCTAACCAGGTGCATACTTATGATATGGGTGAAGCGGTGAAATCACTTCAGAAATTCACTCAGTATGATATAGAAAATATAGTGTGTTATCACAGTGGATTATATAATGATAATGCAAATAAAACTATTTTTAAATTAATTCAAAATTATAGTAAGTGA
- a CDS encoding vWA domain-containing protein, whose translation MKNKAKWVLVVILIYVLQVAFIPFSGALAAQSGTGMDVIFVLDSSGSMAESDPEKIREEAIKMFLDMGQIQGNKAGLVAYSDSIVREHNLDSINSSEDKDRIKSMASDISLGQKTDTGRGLLEAVKLMESGHKSGNNPVIILLSDGKNDPERSQDESLNDLKNALQICKSKGYPVYTIGLNYNGTVDKTQLGDISSSTGGKNYITNTASDLPAILTDIYADNSKLKVQDGGTIKANGDFQELKVNIPNSNVLEANISMLSSTPVEVKLLNPSGKEVLIPSENTLFTSSNKYSMLKLINPVKGEWTVKVKGVSGNDIKVSYIFNYDIQLKAAFTPENPGKGDKVKIQAYFTSNGDKVTDEELYKNVGAKLIVKNLKDNSTKEIPLTSGDNLFKGEYSYLEEGKYELKVRVDGDSFYRESNTLVIGDNTSGAVSETQSKPFIKNPITLTVIGIILAAICIYIIIMVIKKKRIRGFGRIELNIRDENTGEALSPQFRNLDSYTGSFTLFDVLELKEEYSETEPIKFVFKNDDGLEIVNKSNCTLQKSGKILENSSRVTLYNGNKIKVLLNKVPKSILVEFHAK comes from the coding sequence GTGAAAAATAAAGCTAAATGGGTTTTAGTTGTAATCTTAATATATGTACTTCAGGTGGCTTTTATTCCTTTTTCAGGTGCTTTGGCAGCACAATCTGGAACCGGCATGGATGTGATTTTTGTACTTGATTCCAGTGGTTCCATGGCAGAAAGTGACCCTGAAAAAATACGGGAGGAAGCCATAAAAATGTTTCTTGATATGGGTCAGATTCAAGGTAACAAGGCAGGTCTTGTAGCCTATTCAGACAGCATAGTGAGAGAACATAATTTAGATAGCATAAATTCATCGGAAGACAAAGACAGAATAAAGAGTATGGCCTCGGATATTTCTCTTGGTCAGAAAACAGATACAGGAAGGGGACTTTTAGAAGCAGTAAAATTAATGGAAAGCGGCCATAAAAGTGGAAATAATCCCGTTATAATTTTATTATCCGATGGGAAAAATGATCCTGAGAGGAGTCAGGATGAGTCTTTAAATGATTTGAAAAATGCCCTTCAAATCTGCAAAAGTAAAGGTTATCCTGTATATACCATAGGACTTAATTATAATGGAACTGTAGATAAAACCCAGCTTGGTGACATATCCAGTTCTACTGGAGGTAAAAACTACATAACAAATACAGCCTCGGATCTGCCTGCCATCCTAACGGATATATATGCAGATAATTCAAAGCTTAAGGTTCAAGATGGAGGAACTATTAAAGCTAATGGAGATTTTCAGGAATTGAAGGTGAATATCCCAAATTCAAATGTACTTGAGGCCAATATATCAATGCTTTCAAGTACTCCTGTAGAAGTAAAACTTTTAAATCCTTCAGGCAAGGAGGTTTTAATACCCTCTGAAAATACCCTGTTCACCTCATCTAATAAATATTCAATGCTTAAACTTATCAACCCGGTAAAGGGAGAGTGGACAGTTAAGGTTAAAGGAGTAAGTGGAAATGATATAAAAGTAAGTTATATATTTAACTACGATATTCAGCTGAAGGCAGCTTTTACTCCTGAAAATCCAGGTAAGGGAGACAAGGTGAAAATTCAAGCCTATTTTACCAGTAATGGAGATAAGGTTACAGATGAGGAACTTTATAAAAATGTAGGGGCAAAACTTATTGTTAAAAATCTAAAAGACAACTCCACTAAGGAAATACCTTTAACTTCAGGAGACAATTTATTTAAAGGTGAGTATTCCTATTTAGAAGAGGGAAAATATGAGCTTAAAGTAAGGGTAGATGGAGACAGCTTTTACAGGGAAAGCAATACCCTGGTTATAGGAGATAATACCAGTGGGGCTGTGTCTGAGACTCAGTCAAAACCCTTTATTAAAAATCCAATAACTTTAACTGTAATTGGAATTATACTGGCAGCTATTTGTATTTATATAATTATTATGGTAATAAAGAAAAAACGTATCAGGGGCTTTGGCCGTATAGAGCTAAACATAAGAGATGAGAATACCGGTGAGGCTTTGTCTCCACAATTCAGAAATTTAGACAGCTACACAGGAAGTTTTACTCTATTTGATGTATTGGAGCTTAAAGAAGAATATTCAGAAACTGAACCCATAAAATTTGTATTCAAAAATGACGATGGTTTAGAGATAGTTAATAAGTCAAACTGTACTCTTCAAAAGTCAGGAAAAATACTGGAGAATAGTTCAAGAGTGACGCTCTATAATGGAAATAAAATAAAAGTTCTTTTAAATAAAGTTCCAAAAAGCATACTGGTGGAATTTCATGCTAAATAG
- a CDS encoding DMT family transporter, with protein MSKTKIIYIKLCLSAFFWGGSAIAGKILLKEMSPLSVTFMRFFWATIILFFVCKFNMKTMRISLTLKEHLALFLMGFVGISLCYCFYFQGLNISSAFNASLMEATIPLCTLFISVAIKKETFTKNTLSGALIAYLGVFIIITKLNLHIIYTLNFNIGDIFLLISTLCFGIYNVLYRNIAPDIPSIAQTFYIFLYGTIGIIPWILYYMYSANYRINTHNFSIISVCCVIFLSLGSSVLAYLFFNQGIQVLGASKASIFINYVPIITILLSIIILSYIPAITQIIGSIVVLTGVYISQRNSIHQQETISEYSQK; from the coding sequence TTGAGTAAAACAAAAATAATATATATTAAGTTATGTTTATCTGCATTTTTTTGGGGTGGTTCAGCTATTGCAGGAAAAATTTTATTAAAAGAGATGAGTCCTTTATCTGTGACATTCATGCGATTTTTTTGGGCTACAATTATTCTTTTTTTTGTTTGTAAATTTAATATGAAAACAATGAGAATTTCTTTAACTTTAAAAGAACACTTAGCATTATTTTTGATGGGGTTTGTAGGAATTTCTTTGTGTTATTGTTTTTATTTTCAAGGATTGAATATAAGTTCTGCATTTAATGCTTCTCTTATGGAAGCTACGATTCCATTATGTACTTTATTCATTTCTGTAGCTATAAAAAAAGAAACTTTTACAAAAAATACTTTATCAGGAGCTTTAATAGCATATTTAGGCGTTTTTATTATTATAACAAAATTAAACCTACACATTATATATACTTTAAATTTTAATATAGGTGATATTTTCTTACTTATAAGTACACTTTGTTTTGGAATATATAATGTATTGTACCGCAATATAGCACCAGATATTCCATCTATAGCTCAAACCTTCTATATTTTTTTATATGGCACAATAGGAATTATTCCTTGGATATTATATTATATGTATTCTGCTAATTATCGCATTAATACACACAATTTCTCTATTATAAGCGTATGCTGTGTAATTTTCTTATCTTTAGGCTCTTCAGTATTAGCTTATTTATTTTTTAACCAAGGGATACAAGTTTTAGGTGCATCAAAAGCTTCCATTTTTATAAACTATGTTCCTATTATTACAATTCTATTATCAATAATTATTTTAAGCTATATTCCAGCGATCACTCAAATTATTGGTTCAATTGTCGTTCTAACTGGAGTATATATATCTCAAAGAAATTCTATACATCAACAAGAGACCATAAGTGAATACTCACAGAAATAA
- a CDS encoding IS110 family transposase, whose translation MNNRIIVPNTLILGIDIAKENHYGQFVVNGEYIKKPFLIKNTRESFECLLDSIRQLKAKYNLDYVLVGMEPTGHYWKNLAYYLKSQGIELCLVNPYHVNKIKELEDNSPTKNDKKDAKIISKLIYQGQYLNCMFEEELYVNLRLCSNNRQELKKQFISEKVRLIALLDEYFPEFKKMFSDILGKSALCILKTCPFPQDIVNIGVSELTQKLLDATHNRVGFKKAELVFNAAKTSIGVPVGLEGARYRLRLILRQLEALQKELDDVEKLMEEYLLQTGYSEYLLSIKGVGIVTAAGFLAEIGDISKYDSYKQIQKVAGLNLKETSSGMKKGKTKISKRGRSNLRNILYQAATVMVAKNAAFKEIYTHLTKRQENQLTGKQAIVALSVRLIKVMYTLCKKKTTYTHDKVHGLTSYQQAA comes from the coding sequence ATGAATAATCGAATTATAGTTCCTAACACATTAATATTAGGGATAGACATAGCAAAGGAAAATCACTATGGTCAATTTGTAGTAAATGGTGAATATATAAAAAAGCCGTTCCTTATAAAGAATACCAGAGAATCTTTCGAATGTCTATTAGATTCAATCAGACAATTAAAGGCGAAATATAACTTAGATTATGTATTAGTAGGAATGGAGCCAACAGGTCACTATTGGAAGAATCTTGCTTACTACTTAAAAAGTCAAGGGATAGAGCTATGCTTGGTCAATCCATATCATGTTAATAAAATTAAGGAGCTTGAAGATAATAGTCCAACTAAGAATGACAAAAAAGATGCCAAGATTATTTCTAAACTTATATATCAAGGTCAATACCTAAACTGCATGTTTGAGGAAGAACTCTACGTAAATCTTCGATTATGCAGCAACAATAGGCAAGAGCTAAAAAAACAGTTTATCTCAGAAAAAGTAAGACTAATAGCGCTATTAGATGAATACTTTCCAGAATTTAAAAAGATGTTTTCAGATATCTTAGGAAAGTCCGCTTTATGTATACTGAAAACATGTCCTTTCCCACAAGATATAGTGAATATAGGAGTTTCTGAGCTTACTCAAAAGCTTCTAGATGCTACACATAATCGTGTTGGATTTAAGAAAGCAGAGCTGGTTTTTAATGCAGCTAAAACTTCAATAGGAGTGCCTGTAGGGCTTGAAGGGGCCAGATATAGATTAAGGCTTATTTTAAGGCAATTAGAAGCTTTACAAAAGGAACTAGATGATGTGGAAAAGCTCATGGAAGAATATCTTTTGCAGACAGGTTATTCAGAATATTTACTTAGCATAAAAGGTGTAGGCATAGTAACAGCTGCGGGTTTTCTAGCTGAAATTGGAGACATATCAAAATATGACAGCTATAAGCAAATACAGAAAGTGGCAGGACTTAACTTGAAAGAAACCAGCTCTGGCATGAAAAAAGGTAAAACTAAAATTAGTAAAAGAGGTCGTTCAAATTTAAGAAATATTCTATATCAGGCAGCAACTGTTATGGTAGCTAAGAATGCTGCATTTAAAGAAATATATACCCATTTAACGAAAAGACAGGAAAATCAATTAACCGGAAAACAAGCAATAGTTGCACTAAGTGTAAGACTTATAAAAGTTATGTACACTTTATGCAAGAAAAAAACAACATATACACATGACAAAGTTCATGGGTTGACAAGTTATCAACAAGCAGCTTAA